ttcagccaaatctctCAACAGATTGGACAACATTTCGTTGATGCGTTTCTTTTGATGTGACGACATATCGCGCAATTGCTGCAATTCCGTTGTGGTGGTGTTAAGCAACGTCTGCTTCTGCTGCAACTCTTCGTTGAGGCTGTCCATGTCCTTGTTCTTAGTATCTATTTCTTGAGATTTTTGATCATAATTAACAGCCAATTCTTCCAAAGCCTGTAAAACTTCTTTGACCTCTTCCTTGGCGGATTCATTCTCTTGCTGTATGCGAGCCATTTCCGACTGCAAGGCTTCGTACTCACGTCTTGCATTGGCAATGAGCTCTTCCTGCTCGACAATTTGTTCCTTGAGATTTTCAACATACTGGCTTTGTTGGTTGATTTCCTCATCCTTTTCGTCCAATTGTTGATACAATCGCTCACGCTCTGCCTCCAAACGGGAGCGTTCGTCGCCACTTATAGAGCCCAACATGAGACCGGCAGCCGGTGTGGCTGGCATAGGAGTGGTTGAGTTCGGCGCCGGAGCAGCCTCAACTTCCAAATTGGGTGTGCTGGCCTCCATAAGCTCATCCACATTGATTTGTTCGTCGGCATTGACAGTTTCACCTGCACGCCAGCGTGCCAATTCCAACTCCAACTTCTCAACCTTACCCTTGAGACGAGCGTTCTTTTCCTTCTCCTTTTCGTAGCGGCGTTTCCATTCTTCGGCGGTCAATTCCTCATTGACACACACAACATTCTTCACAGTCTTGGCGCGACGACCGAAATCGAGAGTAGATTTGGTCTCAGACTCGTTAAAACTGGCAGGAGAACAACAAATGACAATGGTTGTGCGTGCATTACCACCCAAAGACTCTTGAAGAATACGCGTCAGTTTAGAGTCACGATAGGGTATGTGCGTTTTGTTGCCATCGGCCAGGGCAGAGATGACATTACCCAAAGCCGACAACGACTTGTTAATGTTTTTGGCTTCGTCCAGGACCGTACCTTCGGCACCAGTTTTAGAAACTTTTTCGGAACCAGCCAAATCGACCAAGTACAATTTACCCGACAATTTCTTTTGATTCTCCAGATTCTCTTGTTTGACATTAATCAAAAATACTGAATGGGAACGTGATGAATGCTCGTTCATGTCTGAAATATAAGAACATTTTTATTCGCATACCCTTTGGTGGGAGCAATCGAATGTACAACTCACTTGTTACCGCAATGTGACGATTCGATTTGCCCTCCTCGATGACTTCGAACACATCTTCCGGCGATGATACAAATCTCTCCGTAGCACCCTTTACATACGGCACACGATTTTTGTCCTCATGCACACTCAAATTAATTTTGgacacatccaataaatcacGAATCTTGTCCATATAGATTTCATAGTACGAAACCTTAATATGAAATTCCAAATTCATTTCCATCGTGTAGAtgtgattgaaaatgtcattcacGATACGTGGAATGATGCCCTGTTTGCCCGAATCACCAATGACACCCTCCATGGTATGTGTTTTACCCGAAGAGGTTTGACCATAGGCAAAAATCGTTCCATTATAACCGGCCAAGACATCAGTGACAATGGATTTAGCCGCTTCATTGTACACTTTTTCTTGCGATGCATTCGGTTTGAAGACTTTGTCGAAAAGATACACTTTACCCTGAAaaataagagagagagagggaaagaAAAAGAGAATTAGTAGGTGATATAAGATGATTGTTAAGATATAAAAtcgtttttctttatatttattttattatacccaccaccataggatgggggtatactaatctactcactccgtttgtgacacctcgaaatattcgtcaaagaccccataaagtttaaatattcttgatcatcttgacattttaagtcgatctacccatgtccatccgtctgtctgtcgaaagcactctaactttcgaaggagtaaaactagccgcttgaaattttgcaaaaaaaaacttctgtaGGTAGGTTgcgattgtaagtgggccatatcggtctatgttttgatatagctgacataaaccgatcttggattttgacttcttgagccacttgagagcgcaattcttatccgatttggctgaaatttggcacaaggggttttgttatgactttcaacaactgtgctaagtatgatttaaatcggttcataaactgataaagctatcatataaaccgatcttggatcttgacttcttaagcctctagaggacctattattatccaatttggctgaaattttgtacaacgtcttcttgcatgaccttcaacatacgtgtcaaatatgatctgaatcggtctttagcctcatacagctcccatataaaccgatttcccttgTTTACTTCTTGGGGCCttaaggacacaattcttattcgaattggctgaaattttacacaatgacttctactatggtctccaacattcagttcgattatggtccgaatcggaccataacttgtttttGATGTTGAAAGTTGATGCCTTTCTATATGCCAGCTTTGCATTCACTTGCGGGACATAACAAATCAATCTAAGGCACTGTTCCCTATTCTAATCTGTCTTACACCAGATATCCCATCGAAGCAAGTGAAGGCTCACCAGCTACACCAGGGGTATGAAAAGTGTGAAGCCATGACTATGACAACTTTATAAATTATCAGAGAACTATTTAAAGTGGAGTATGTTATGCCATACCCAATTCTTGACTCTGGCTTTGTCGTCCTTGGAGAAGAAAACTTTGTGCAGCGAACACCTACTGACAAAAGTTTTGCACACAAAAATGATCGAAATCCTTAAACCCAAGTGAGCCAagtttttaaggatttttcgtGGTAAGATTCGTAAAATAGAAAGGAGCCTTCACATGCGATTAACCAAGAGGTCGATCATCCGCTATGGAATCTTCCTTGCTAAAAATTCTTCGATCATTCAGTTCGTGTCAAAAGAGAAATTAGCTTAAAAATAGATCACTAATGGAAAACAAAATATATGGGCGGAGCCGACATCTCCTTAGAGAGATGTTTTTTCATGACATAGGGTATAACTAACTGAAaacttttctgatgttctcgccagaattcaaacccaggcgttcagtgtcataggcggacatcatTACTAATCTATGCGATGGCTTTACAAATGTGGTGAATTTCCGAACATTGTGAGTAATTTTCCATTTCAAGTGATGGTACCCACAGCTGGTGTCAAAGTAAATGCGACTTATTATCGCCAAAACATTTTGAAAGATGCTTTGGAGCATTGGAGACGCAAACATTGCGGTGGTATACCAAGGGCGTAACAACATGAATCGGCAACGTCACATAAAGCATGTGTAAACAAAGAAAGGCTAAAAAAATCATGTTCCACAGTTATTTCGTCCACACAGCGGCTGTCCAATTCACCGAAGGCCAATGCGATGGGCCATTTCAGAAGGCAATGTAAGGCTTAACAAGTCAAAGTGTGCTAAAATCGTCCgctccgaatcttatatacccctccAATATCCGAAAACacgaaaacctggaaggaatggaagaggtttccgatcgcatcCTGAGACGACACTAGGGGACGGGTGCGAGACCCTAATGTAAGCGGCACATtcatggattgacggaactctgggtTTGGAGTGcaagaaggatattaacgccttctctaagaatggcacaatccgcaacgtttgggtgccgggtcatagggAGAAAGAAAGAGCATactatttggcagtgaagactagaggactgccgtcaaccaacttgtttaacccgaagtcttttggGTGGCCCATTGGGCTggtttcagagagtacaccaatcgccgcttcagtgaactcgAACCCCCCTCGGAATCctaagacatcattaacgcagcagctgctcgctttataccagccggtggaataccccaaatgcggcccaatttcccggcgcaggctgTGGTACTCGTAGACGAGCGTAATGGGATTCGTTGTTcagaccccactaaccccagaatgaGCGAACTGAATATGGAAACATAAgcgaacataggcggaatttgtggctgggaCACTTGGAGCAGTGTAACTAAGAacccggtttaggcaagctgtagCCTACtgctaagtcactctcgaaccccggtagacggtaTGACAGGATCTtggtcacttttggcgacgcaaccgtgactgatccgaagagatgcgccaggttgttcaaccgtcaatttattgtgcatcccctCAATTTAttgtgacagggcaaggaggagagccattcgccgtattcgtgatcttcgagccgatggacagacaTCACAATTTgacgtgggcgaagttacgaatgtcatccgtggcgcgaaatcatccaaggcgttgggccccgacggaatctctacactgatactGTAAAATCTGGATTTAcatggagttgagtaccttactactgtcctcaatctgtctttgaacactcttaagGTTcctgatgtctggaaaatgggcagagtgatgccgctactgaagcctggaaatgatctgagtttgggggagtcgtacagcaatctcccttctctcactagAAGCAAAGacacttgaggcattactcctcctgagcctcgtaggagaatttccatacgccgagcatcaacatggatttcgaaacacaataactgctttacatgccatgacacagcacacatttgccgtggcttcaatcagcccaggccatgtgataagaCGATCCTTGTGGTACTgggcctatcgaaggcattcgacatggtcagccatgcctatttgaggacatcaccaACACGTCCCTACAGTCATGCCTGAAACGCTgcgtcgcgaattatctgtgtggtcgccagtcatttgtggaattaagggataagaagtcgaagcaccgtagagtgaaacttGGAGGTCCCCAAGGTggagtgatatctccggcactgtttaagctctacctatcctccattggGTGGAGGTGGAGGAGGGGTGGCCCTCCAGACGGCATGGCAACAGGCCCCAACCCCTTCCAGACAATAATGGCAACAGGCCGCCCATTTATAGACATCTGccataggttgaacgtctacctcagcGAGAaatgctgcaagaaatctgaagatatttgccgccaaatcttcagccacattgttcactacaaatacgcgtgaggtgagtgccgagctgactgtgatggtcggtgcaaaaatgattccgaccatcaagtattccaaaatacttggc
The genomic region above belongs to Stomoxys calcitrans chromosome 5, idStoCalc2.1, whole genome shotgun sequence and contains:
- the LOC106089600 gene encoding kinesin heavy chain, translated to MSAEREIPAEDSIKVVCRFRPLNDSEERAGSKFIVKFPNSAEENCLSIGGKVYLFDKVFKPNASQEKVYNEAAKSIVTDVLAGYNGTIFAYGQTSSGKTHTMEGVIGDSGKQGIIPRIVNDIFNHIYTMEMNLEFHIKVSYYEIYMDKIRDLLDVSKINLSVHEDKNRVPYVKGATERFVSSPEDVFEVIEEGKSNRHIAVTNMNEHSSRSHSVFLINVKQENLENQKKLSGKLYLVDLAGSEKVSKTGAEGTVLDEAKNINKSLSALGNVISALADGNKTHIPYRDSKLTRILQESLGGNARTTIVICCSPASFNESETKSTLDFGRRAKTVKNVVCVNEELTAEEWKRRYEKEKEKNARLKGKVEKLELELARWRAGETVNADEQINVDELMEASTPNLEVEAAPAPNSTTPMPATPAAGLMLGSISGDERSRLEAERERLYQQLDEKDEEINQQSQYVENLKEQIVEQEELIANARREYEALQSEMARIQQENESAKEEVKEVLQALEELAVNYDQKSQEIDTKNKDMDSLNEELQQKQTLLNTTTTELQQLRDMSSHQKKRINEMLSNLLRDLAEVGQALSSVDSSIDMKMNSIPSAGDSGKVEEDFTMARLYISKMKTEAKNMAQRCTNMETQQIDSNKKLSEYEKDMGEYRLLISQHEARMKSLQESMREAENKKRNLEEQIDSLREECAKLKAAEHVSAVNAEEKQRAEELRSMFDSQMDELREAHTKQVSELRDEIIAKQHEMEEMKDVHQKLILAHQQMATDYEKLKQEEAEKSNKLQEIILTNERREQARKDLKGLEDTVAKELQTLHNLRKLFVQDLQARIKKTVLNEDSEEDGGSLAQKQKISFLENNLDQLTKVHKQLVRDNADLRCELPKLEKRLRTTMERVKALETALKEAKEGAMRDRKRYQYEVDRIKEAVRQKHLGRRGPQAQIAKPIRAGQGAIAIRGGGAGANPTQMPQASAVSS